In the Dictyostelium discoideum AX4 chromosome 6 chromosome, whole genome shotgun sequence genome, ttttattttttttttatttttttttatttttttttatttttttttttcgttttcgtggatgaaatttttttattcttttttttttttttttttaaattttttttttctgctagcaaaattaaataaaataactatAAATAGATAGATAGATATTATGTCAAATTGTTCtaataatagtgaaaattgtaatattaatgacaataaaaaaaaagaagaaaatgtaaaaaatcaaaattcaaataaaaattcaaataataataataataaatcaaatattgaatcgattatattaaataaaaaatcaaaattttcaagTGAAAAGGAATTAGATGAAAAAGagaataaagatttaaaagatttatcaaataataaaccaattaatatCGATGAATATGAAGGATTACCTAGATTTGAAAATGAGCAAAATGCACGTTCAAAATCATCTCTATGGTCTAAACTCTGTGATTGGATGTATGACCAAAATTTTAAGATTGCAAGttcaacattaaaaaatggaCCAATACCAAAACACATTGGTGTAATTATGGATGGGAATAGAAGATTTGCAGAAAGAAATCATCTAGAAACTAAAGAGGGTCATAAAAAAGGATTCAACACAATGCTAGACCTATGCCAATGGGGTCTCACACTTGGTGTTAAAATAATCTCAGTATATGCATtctcaattgaaaattttaaacgtTCAAAAAGTGAAGTTCAAGATCTTATGGAATTggcaaataataaattcactGAAATGATCTCAAAATCACATAAACTTCAACAACTTGGTGTCAGAATACGTGTTGTTGGTGATCATTCACATATAcctgaaaaaacaaaatcaattttagcAAAAGCTGTAAAATCAActgaaaataatacaaagtaaataataataataataataataataataataataataattttaaatttattaatttctaaatatatatatatatgtattctaattattattattttttttttaaaaaaaaaaaaagagcattattaaatatttgtttatCATATACATCACATGAAGAGATATTACattcaatgaaaatattaagtAAAGGTGTAAATCAAGAGAAAAAGATAGAGATTGAAGATATTGACCaagatttatttgaaaattgtttatatattaaagAGGATTTAGATATATTAATTAGAACATCTGGTGAATATAGATTAAGTGATTTCATGTTATGGCAATCATGTTTTACAAATTTAGCATTAGTTAATACATTATGGCCTGATTTCTCTTTCtttcatttcatttatataattttcttatatcaatttaatagtaaaactttaaaaaatgaaattcaaaatcaatataaatttaataataataataataataatacagataataataataatttaaaagaaaatataaaaaatttaaaatcagaTCAAAGAgtaaaagaatttataaatcatttaaaaatttctgaagaaaaattatttgatgaatttatttcaaaatataatgaggaggaggaagaagaagaagaaatatagtaataataataataataaagttgtttttttttttttttttttttttaatatttttatttttatttatttattttatttattattttaattttaattattttaattaaattcattaattaaattaattgaattttgatttaatttaaatgttttaattaatttaccacccaacatttgaatttcattaataatttcaaaaatatttggaattattaaatttgaatcttTAGTGATTTGAATTGagtattttgattttgatggtTTGAATGGAGTTGGTAAGAAAGCTTCAGATTTCCATTTTAATGCAaatttattaccaccaaCTAAATCATATTGAATTGTGAAATAATCTGAAAAtctatcttttaattcttgaaCTAATATTAAAACTGGATTAAATCCAggttgtaaattattatataattcattaaaattttgattttgattttgattttgattttggttttgttgttgtggttgttgtgattgttgttgtggttttttagaaatatttCTAAAAACTGGTTTCTTTGCTtgaattattgttgttgttgttgtggttgttgttggtggtggtggtatatTAGTAGTTtgagtattattattattattattaaaatttttattattaattaaatttgaaatttctcTTGAATGATTTGGAATTAAAGATTCATCTAAATTAAAGATTGCATCAAATTCGATGAATGATGGTTGAAAAATTGATAACCAATTAAAAGAGATTGAAGAAtaatttgattcaattaattctattGATTTTTGAgcaaataatttgattttttccCATTGTTGACGATTGGTAATAGTTGTTTTTCTAAACCACATACTGAGAGGATCTTTTTCAGTTGCAATGAAAAGTAATGGTGGATTTTGAGATTTCTTTTGAATATCaaatgttgatttaattgaaagttGAGTATTCTTATCGACTGAATTTAAGTAATCTACAATTAAAGGTTTTTCATCGAAATCAAAAGTATATAAAAGGAAAAGGAATCTAAGGAAACCCATAATTGGGGTTTTTGGAATTGATGAAGTGTCTAAAGAATAGGAGGAGGAGGagtctttttcattttgattttgattgtGATAGTGATTTTCAGTTACTTTATAAAGTGATGCAACCAATAGTTCAACAGTTTGATGATCGATGAAATCAGAGAATAAATGTGAATGAATCCAACGTAATGCAATACGAGCGGTTGGACCATATGAACTGTAGGTGGTATGTAATGATTGAATAAAAGTATGATGTTGTGAATTTCTTTGTAATGATTCTTGTTCATCTAAACCATCCAATAGCCATTGTTCTCTCATGAACTCGATTTCTTTTGGATAATAAGCAATACAACGGAATATGAAACCATCAACACAAAGATCAACATATTTATCGGTTAATCTTGGTTGGAATGGTGTAGATTGTAATTCTCTTGCAATTTTCAAAAGGAATGCTTGTTTCAATGCATTTATAGAATCAACATCCTTTGTCCATTGTTGACTTTGTTCAAATTGTAATagaattgaaattggttGATTCTCTAAATATCTATCATCCTTGGTGGTAAGTATTGAAGTATAACGTAATGCAGGATCAATTGAAGGATATGCctcaattgataatggtaaaCCTAATGATTGAAtagttgaaattaatttttgttttgctGATAAAACCAATAAAGTATGATCTTGAACTTGTTCAGATACAATCAATTGATCAAGTTCTGATACTATTGATCTAACATTTTCAGTTGGAATTtgtaaatgataatttaaagtaTACTTTATAATCTCCTCAATAACTAAATGACGTGAACCATTCTTTGGATTCCAAGTAACAGCTTCAAGGATTGAACCATCTTTAAAACGACGAATTTGTGATTTATTACCCCAAAATTCTCTAAATTTTGAAGCATTAACATGATCAGCTGGTGGACCTAAATCAATAACTGATAACCAATTTTCTGAATTTACTTTTAAtccaattataattttaatttcatcatcatcatcaccatcattttcattttcttgatcatcatcattaatttttaaaatattaatttttgtaacACGTTTtgttaaagattttttaattaattgataaattctataatttaaataagtatcttgttgataataatcaTTTGTTGGCACTTTTAAAGATTGTTGATTAgctaataattgtttattaattttaattgaaatgatCATATCATACTCTTGATAGAAATGGAATTTTGTCATGAAAATCTCTTCAAAACCATTACCAGaatctaaattttcaattactaAACGTgcttcaataattaattgtttaaatccCCAAACTGAAATTGATGaccaaatatttaataaacctgaattatcaattaatgcAACTGgatataatttttcaaattcatcttgatattgattttgtttaattacaGTTGTGGCGGTggcggtggtggtggtggttaaCTCTGAAGAAAGTTTCATAAATTGAATTGGtttcttttgaaattcttTACAAATATAAACCATAACCATACGGAATGCTTGATATGAACTCattgatttattaactttaccaattgaatataaatgaattaataacaTTGATAATTGAAAACTATTAACTGTTGGTATCTTTTTAATCTTTAAccataatttaattaataacatTGTATCAATTAATACTGGTGCATTTTCacatttttcattaattaattgcaTATgatcatttataaaaatatcttctaaaattgaattattataaaatggtgttcttttaatttcatctaaataaaaataataataataataaaaaaaaaaaataaaaaaaaattaattaataaaaaaaataataaataaataaataaataaataaataaataaactttaccaaatgattttttcttatttttagaatctattatattattattatttaaattattaatttcttttgaatcATCTTCTTTAAaagtttcaattttaaaattattacgttcaaaaaataaacaactCATATTTGGATGAAATTttgtataaatattaaaaagatcATTTGGAATTGTTGGAATTATACGAATTTGAAATTTAGTTCTTGCACCAGTTTTTGGATCTTCTTTTGGACGAATTACAAtgatttgtttatttgaatcaccattgaaatttttgaatGAAATATCAGAAAAACGTGAAACCTTTGATACTGAATTAAAGATTTTCAACATGTAAAGATTTCttttattgaaatatttaaaatcattggcATCTTTTGAATCAAATACTGATTTTGGAatttcaatcattaaatCAACATTTTCATTGGACTTTAATACTGATCTTGTCATGAAACTACCAACGACATCGATTTGCGATGGTTTTGAGTATTGGATGGACAAGCCTTCGCCACCATTGAAATcgaataatttaattttttcaatgttTGCTTCAGTGATTGTAACTTGTTGATCGGATGGGATCTTTTCAATAACCGATTTCAATTGATGTAATGCCGATTCTAGTGATGTTAATTTActataatcaattttaatctCTTTAAATAACTCTACCATTTGTAATCTAAATAAATTGGAATTGTAAAGATCTGAAGTCTCTTTCAAATGTTGAATCTCTTCATTGGTTGGTGCTACCGATTGTTTCAAATATGATACATTctttacttttaaatttttaaattcctTTGCTTCCAATTCTGATTTCTCTGGTAATATTGTTGCTCTACCAACTTTTGCTTCACTATCATCTAATTGTTCTTCTTGTTCTGATTCTGATCCTTCACCTTCTaagaaatcattatcatctgaTCCTTCATCATCTGATccttgattattattattattataaaaattatcattatatgaAACTgctttttcatcatcaaaattatattcatcatcatccatGCCTAATGACATAATACTATCATCTTgctttttctaaaaaaaaattaattaataaataggggtttttttttatttttttttaatttatataaaatataataattaattatacatacttcaattttattctttttatttgaaattgtttcttttttagaaactgtttttcttttttcagaaaccatttttttttattatttataaataaaaagttataaaaatgaaatagataaagaaaaaaaaaaaaaaaaaaaaaaaaaaaaaaaaatgaaaaataaaaaaaacgaaaagaaaaaaaatttttttttttttattttttattttattttattttatttttttttttttcagaaaaaAACGAaggaaataattttttttttattttaaatttaattgtttatttttatttttttttttcacactTTTTTGATCGAAAtcctatttttaattatttttattattaaattttttattttttttatttttttttatttatttaaaataaaaatgtaaatccTAAtcgatcaaaaaaaaaaaaaaaaaaactataaaaaaactaaaaaaaaataaaaaaaataaaaaaataaaaaaaaatcattttttaatttttttaatttttttaattttttttttattttcatttgtgaacatatttatttattttgttttgttttgttttgttgttttttttttttaaaattaaaagaatacactttttttttttttttttgttaaaaagaaaaaaaaaaaaaatgttacgtttaattaataaaactataaataaaaatgatttaattaaaataaataatagcaAAAGATTTTGTtcgacaacaacaaattctacaataaataaagataatatttatgatataattattattggtggtgGATTAGTTGGATCAACTATGGCATgttcaattggtaataataatacaactaaacatttaaaagttgcattaattgaatcatcaAAAATTCAAACTGTTGAACAATCCATTTCAAATGCAATACCAGAAATTAGAACTATATCATTCAAT is a window encoding:
- a CDS encoding hypothetical protein (Q86SQ9 Dehydrodolichyl diphosphate synthase (EC 2.5.1.-) (Dedol-PP synthase)) produces the protein MSNCSNNSENCNINDNKKKEENVKNQNSNKNSNNNNNKSNIESIILNKKSKFSSEKELDEKENKDLKDLSNNKPINIDEYEGLPRFENEQNARSKSSLWSKLCDWMYDQNFKIASSTLKNGPIPKHIGVIMDGNRRFAERNHLETKEGHKKGFNTMLDLCQWGLTLGVKIISVYAFSIENFKRSKSEVQDLMELANNKFTEMISKSHKLQQLGVRIRVVGDHSHIPEKTKSILAKAVKSTENNTKALLNICLSYTSHEEILHSMKILSKGVNQEKKIEIEDIDQDLFENCLYIKEDLDILIRTSGEYRLSDFMLWQSCFTNLALVNTLWPDFSFFHFIYIIFLYQFNSKTLKNEIQNQYKFNNNNNNNTDNNNNLKENIKNLKSDQRVKEFINHLKISEEKLFDEFISKYNEEEEEEEEI
- the nol6 gene encoding Nrap family protein, which gives rise to MVSEKRKTVSKKETISNKKNKIEKKQDDSIMSLGMDDDEYNFDDEKAVSYNDNFYNNNNNQGSDDEGSDDNDFLEGEGSESEQEEQLDDSEAKVGRATILPEKSELEAKEFKNLKVKNVSYLKQSVAPTNEEIQHLKETSDLYNSNLFRLQMVELFKEIKIDYSKLTSLESALHQLKSVIEKIPSDQQVTITEANIEKIKLFDFNGGEGLSIQYSKPSQIDVVGSFMTRSVLKSNENVDLMIEIPKSVFDSKDANDFKYFNKRNLYMLKIFNSVSKVSRFSDISFKNFNGDSNKQIIVIRPKEDPKTGARTKFQIRIIPTIPNDLFNIYTKFHPNMSCLFFERNNFKIETFKEDDSKEINNLNNNNIIDSKNKKKSFDEIKRTPFYNNSILEDIFINDHMQLINEKCENAPVLIDTMLLIKLWLKIKKIPTVNSFQLSMLLIHLYSIGKVNKSMSSYQAFRMVMVYICKEFQKKPIQFMKLSSELTTTTTATATTVIKQNQYQDEFEKLYPVALIDNSGLLNIWSSISVWGFKQLIIEARLVIENLDSGNGFEEIFMTKFHFYQEYDMIISIKINKQLLANQQSLKVPTNDYYQQDTYLNYRIYQLIKKSLTKRVTKINILKINDDDQENENDGDDDDEIKIIIGLKVNSENWLSVIDLGPPADHVNASKFREFWGNKSQIRRFKDGSILEAVTWNPKNGSRHLVIEEIIKYTLNYHLQIPTENVRSIVSELDQLIVSEQVQDHTLLVLSAKQKLISTIQSLGLPLSIEAYPSIDPALRYTSILTTKDDRYLENQPISILLQFEQSQQWTKDVDSINALKQAFLLKIARELQSTPFQPRLTDKYVDLCVDGFIFRCIAYYPKEIEFMREQWLLDGLDEQESLQRNSQHHTFIQSLHTTYSSYGPTARIALRWIHSHLFSDFIDHQTVELLVASLYKVTENHYHNQNQNEKDSSSSYSLDTSSIPKTPIMGFLRFLFLLYTFDFDEKPLIVDYLNSVDKNTQLSIKSTFDIQKKSQNPPLLFIATEKDPLSMWFRKTTITNRQQWEKIKLFAQKSIELIESNYSSISFNWLSIFQPSFIEFDAIFNLDESLIPNHSREISNLINNKNFNNNNNNTQTTNIPPPPTTTTTTTTIIQAKKPVFRNISKKPQQQSQQPQQQNQNQNQNQNQNFNELYNNLQPGFNPVLILVQELKDRFSDYFTIQYDLVGGNKFALKWKSEAFLPTPFKPSKSKYSIQITKDSNLIIPNIFEIINEIQMLGGKLIKTFKLNQNSINLINEFN